Proteins found in one Enterococcus sp. 9D6_DIV0238 genomic segment:
- the efp gene encoding elongation factor P → MISVSDLKAGMTFEQDGKLIRVMEASHHKPGKGNTVMRMKLKDVRTGATTDTTMRPDDKVKKAFIESKPVQYLYSQDDTANFMDLETYEQYEIPTTVIEDELKYLLENMEVKIQFYGTEVIGVTLPTTVVLRVQETQPSIKGATVSGSGKPAVMETGLVVNVPDFIEADELLEINTQEGTYLKRASK, encoded by the coding sequence ATGATATCAGTAAGTGATCTTAAAGCAGGTATGACATTCGAACAAGACGGAAAATTGATCCGTGTAATGGAAGCTAGCCACCACAAACCAGGTAAAGGAAATACCGTTATGCGTATGAAGCTAAAAGACGTTCGTACAGGAGCAACGACAGATACAACGATGCGTCCAGATGATAAAGTCAAAAAAGCCTTTATCGAAAGTAAACCCGTACAATACCTATACAGCCAAGATGACACAGCGAACTTTATGGATTTAGAAACATATGAACAATATGAAATCCCAACAACTGTGATCGAAGATGAATTAAAATATCTTCTAGAAAACATGGAAGTAAAAATCCAATTCTACGGTACAGAAGTTATCGGTGTGACATTGCCAACAACCGTTGTTCTGCGTGTACAAGAAACACAACCATCGATCAAAGGTGCAACTGTTTCAGGTTCTGGTAAACCAGCCGTAATGGAAACAGGTTTAGTAGTCAACGTTCCTGATTTTATCGAAGCTGATGAATTATTAGAAATCAACACACAAGAAGGTACGTATTTGAAACGTGCGTCTAAATAA
- the fdrA gene encoding acyl-CoA synthetase FdrA, whose translation MSISIKIQPNTYIDSVSLMALSTRANQLTGVDQAIIAMATEMNKEVMKNVGLFTTEIEQAQTSDLVIAVEADNSMDSEELFKEIEQLMTEKKEKGTSRSAEQYTTIETAKKAIPEANLAVISVNGQYAAREARKALANDLHVMMFSDNVSVQEEIQLKDLAHEKGLLMMGPDCGTAIINNVGLCFANKVRKGSIGIVGASGTGSQEISVRIHEFGEGVSQLIGTGGRDLSEAVGGRMMLDAIDALEADPDTKVIVLISKPPAKIVEEKILARVRQSTKPVVIWFIGSEPRPNEEGIYFEKMSKAAALRAVTLAGIDKNSLDVHPLNLPLIDEVRAKLNPEQRYIRGLFTGGTLCDEAMFTAKERFSDVYSNIATDAEHLLHFGEPSQAHTFIDFGADEFTNGKPHPMIDPSNRIARFVEEAVDPAVGVILMDFVLGYGSHADPVGVMVPYMKEAKEKAAAEGRHLEIIGYVLGTDLDKQDINEQVEKLTAIGATYASSSQNAGLLAREFVVKGAE comes from the coding sequence ATGTCAATCAGTATCAAGATTCAACCGAATACCTATATTGATTCTGTTTCGTTGATGGCTTTGTCTACTAGAGCGAATCAATTGACGGGTGTAGATCAGGCAATCATTGCAATGGCTACAGAGATGAATAAAGAAGTGATGAAAAATGTTGGTTTGTTTACAACGGAGATTGAACAGGCACAGACGAGCGATTTGGTGATTGCTGTTGAAGCAGATAATTCAATGGATTCAGAAGAGCTGTTCAAAGAAATCGAACAGTTGATGACAGAGAAAAAGGAAAAAGGTACTAGTCGATCTGCTGAGCAGTATACAACGATTGAGACAGCAAAAAAGGCGATACCTGAAGCTAATTTAGCCGTGATTTCAGTCAATGGTCAGTATGCAGCTAGAGAAGCTAGAAAAGCATTGGCGAATGATCTACACGTTATGATGTTTAGTGATAACGTAAGTGTGCAAGAAGAAATTCAATTGAAAGATTTAGCTCATGAAAAAGGCTTGCTGATGATGGGACCTGATTGTGGGACAGCGATCATCAATAATGTAGGACTCTGCTTTGCGAATAAAGTGCGTAAGGGCAGTATTGGTATCGTTGGGGCTTCCGGCACTGGAAGTCAGGAAATCAGCGTCCGCATCCACGAGTTTGGCGAAGGTGTTTCACAATTGATCGGAACCGGTGGACGAGATTTAAGTGAGGCAGTCGGTGGGCGAATGATGCTGGATGCGATCGATGCGTTAGAGGCAGATCCGGATACAAAGGTGATCGTATTGATTTCTAAGCCGCCTGCAAAAATAGTCGAAGAAAAAATTTTGGCACGAGTTAGACAATCAACAAAGCCAGTGGTCATTTGGTTTATTGGCAGTGAGCCACGTCCGAATGAAGAAGGGATTTATTTTGAGAAAATGTCTAAAGCTGCAGCATTAAGAGCGGTCACTCTTGCTGGGATCGATAAAAATAGTCTAGATGTTCATCCATTGAATCTCCCATTGATCGATGAGGTTCGGGCAAAATTAAATCCAGAGCAACGCTACATTCGCGGTTTATTTACTGGCGGAACCCTTTGTGATGAAGCCATGTTTACCGCAAAAGAACGTTTTTCAGATGTTTACAGCAATATCGCAACGGATGCTGAGCACCTACTTCATTTTGGTGAACCTAGTCAGGCCCATACATTTATCGATTTTGGCGCAGATGAGTTTACAAACGGCAAGCCGCATCCAATGATCGATCCATCAAACCGAATCGCTCGTTTTGTTGAAGAAGCGGTCGATCCAGCAGTTGGGGTTATCTTGATGGACTTTGTTCTAGGATATGGCTCACATGCTGATCCAGTCGGTGTAATGGTACCTTATATGAAAGAAGCAAAAGAAAAAGCAGCAGCAGAAGGCCGTCATTTAGAAATCATTGGTTATGTGCTGGGAACAGATTTAGATAAACAGGATATCAATGAACAAGTCGAAAAATTGACAGCAATTGGTGCAACATATGCCAGCAGCAGTCAAAATGCCGGATTGTTGGCAAGAGAATTTGTCGTGAAAGGGGCAGAATGA
- a CDS encoding DUF2877 domain-containing protein, producing the protein MRTYKSLSIAQYFLSELQEKQWTGTIHSTFARTINIIDGSGTLYTIATAELDDAPNTIRVADFFYDQLQIPLNTPVFVQHDQLIIEDVAAIEIDEVEKWKYPEIFFPSKKAYQELERRIQKVDQWLGQIDSKGGYLLNHTQTTAYEKMMHTMLRKETGHLLNYLKEKQLFQAMTQLNRVIGLGPGLTPSGDDFLVGLALIFTTTDYPYHSLKQWLINCRQELKKRTNVISFSTLDWAIKGEARERLGVFLNELFYGEDETLLKEKMLQVLAIGSTSGGDILSGMLAGVEFTLEKQR; encoded by the coding sequence ATGCGAACGTATAAAAGTCTTTCTATTGCTCAATACTTTCTATCAGAGCTTCAAGAAAAGCAATGGACCGGAACGATCCATAGTACATTTGCACGGACAATAAATATTATTGATGGTTCTGGTACATTATATACGATTGCCACAGCTGAATTGGATGATGCACCAAATACGATACGTGTCGCTGATTTTTTTTACGACCAGCTACAAATACCTTTGAATACACCTGTTTTTGTACAGCATGACCAGTTGATCATTGAGGATGTTGCTGCGATAGAGATAGACGAGGTAGAGAAGTGGAAATACCCGGAAATTTTCTTTCCTTCAAAAAAGGCTTACCAAGAGCTAGAGCGCCGCATTCAAAAGGTCGATCAGTGGTTAGGGCAAATCGATAGTAAGGGTGGCTATTTATTGAATCATACTCAGACTACAGCTTATGAAAAAATGATGCATACGATGCTTCGGAAGGAAACGGGTCATCTGCTTAACTATTTAAAAGAGAAACAGCTGTTTCAAGCAATGACGCAATTAAACCGAGTAATTGGGTTAGGACCGGGATTGACCCCTTCAGGCGATGACTTTTTAGTTGGATTGGCACTTATTTTTACCACAACCGATTATCCGTATCATTCATTGAAACAATGGCTGATCAATTGTCGTCAAGAGTTGAAAAAGCGAACGAATGTCATTAGTTTTTCTACACTTGATTGGGCAATCAAAGGTGAGGCGCGCGAGCGCTTGGGTGTTTTCTTAAATGAATTATTTTATGGTGAGGATGAAACGTTACTCAAAGAAAAAATGCTGCAAGTTTTAGCTATCGGCTCGACTTCTGGTGGAGATATCCTTTCAGGAATGTTGGCAGGAGTGGAGTTTACGTTGGAAAAACAGAGATAG
- a CDS encoding TIGR04197 family type VII secretion effector has protein sequence MGINSSLSIPGGVSAQISKAASGLSSVNAVMSMAERTSVSGNTNAKNSLTSVHSRGQRLSNAIARDGNNIHSVAKEFAAIDQKINASMTNLFN, from the coding sequence ATGGGGATCAATAGTAGTTTATCGATCCCTGGTGGTGTATCTGCACAAATCAGTAAAGCAGCAAGCGGATTGTCTTCAGTCAATGCGGTAATGTCTATGGCAGAGCGCACGTCTGTCAGTGGCAACACGAACGCAAAGAATAGCTTAACAAGCGTACATAGTAGAGGGCAACGATTATCGAATGCAATCGCTCGTGATGGAAATAATATTCATTCCGTGGCTAAAGAATTTGCGGCAATCGATCAAAAGATAAATGCCAGTATGACAAACCTCTTTAACTGA
- a CDS encoding ankyrin repeat domain-containing protein: MDVVKTDRSLLEAISAAEIERVHELLKEGAEVSMTDEAGRSPLMMAVQQNNLALVKELLRFHADVNQKDNTSLSPFICAAANGFDDIVYELLQAGADLPSVNRFGGTALLPSSEKGYLKTVQLCLAAGVPVDHVNRLSWSALLEATILGDGGRLYRDVIRELVQHQADVSQTDDSGKNALDYARESGNEQLIAILEKKEVEAPFFQRVRSLLREDAVIQVLDLLEKQNQTNIDVLYYLGYTHQRSKDYQKAIGYYKKGWQQEAEFAFYLANTFRMMGETEQALKVYDQAIKTDQGFFYRYHKSNFLRELGRHEAAVELMDDLLKDYPDRVDFYFHKANSLRSLNRHQEAIEAMDKAIQLNPDNPLFSEHKTQSLQFLKN; encoded by the coding sequence ATGGATGTGGTAAAAACAGACCGTTCTTTACTTGAAGCGATCTCCGCTGCTGAAATTGAACGTGTGCATGAATTGCTTAAAGAAGGAGCAGAAGTCTCTATGACGGATGAAGCAGGACGATCCCCTTTGATGATGGCTGTTCAGCAAAATAATCTAGCGCTAGTAAAGGAATTACTTCGTTTCCATGCGGATGTGAATCAAAAAGATAATACCAGCCTTTCGCCGTTCATTTGTGCAGCAGCGAATGGATTTGATGACATTGTTTATGAATTGCTTCAAGCAGGAGCAGATTTACCATCAGTGAATCGTTTTGGCGGGACAGCCTTGCTTCCTTCTAGTGAAAAAGGTTATCTGAAAACCGTTCAGCTCTGTCTAGCAGCAGGAGTACCAGTCGATCATGTCAATCGATTGAGTTGGTCAGCGTTATTAGAAGCGACGATTTTAGGAGATGGTGGACGCTTATATCGCGATGTTATTCGAGAACTAGTTCAGCATCAGGCGGATGTGAGCCAAACAGATGATTCAGGAAAAAATGCCCTTGACTACGCAAGGGAGTCAGGAAACGAGCAACTAATTGCGATTCTCGAAAAAAAAGAAGTCGAAGCACCGTTTTTCCAAAGAGTTCGCAGTCTTTTAAGAGAAGATGCCGTTATACAAGTTTTAGATTTACTTGAAAAACAAAATCAGACGAATATAGATGTGCTCTATTATTTAGGGTACACTCATCAACGGTCAAAAGATTACCAGAAAGCAATCGGATATTATAAAAAAGGCTGGCAGCAGGAGGCGGAGTTTGCTTTTTATCTAGCCAATACATTTCGTATGATGGGAGAAACAGAACAAGCATTAAAAGTATACGATCAAGCAATCAAAACGGATCAAGGATTCTTTTATCGCTACCACAAATCAAATTTTTTAAGAGAATTAGGACGTCATGAAGCAGCGGTCGAATTGATGGATGATTTATTAAAAGACTATCCAGATCGAGTGGATTTTTATTTTCACAAAGCAAACAGCTTGCGCAGTCTAAATCGCCATCAAGAAGCGATCGAAGCGATGGACAAAGCCATTCAGTTAAACCCAGACAACCCATTATTTTCAGAGCACAAAACACAGTCACTTCAATTTCTAAAAAACTAA
- a CDS encoding nucleoside deaminase, translating to MNFMKLAAEATVSGMEKKYGGPFGATLVRNGEVIVSVSNTMMKDKDPSAHAEMIAVREACKKLDTMDLSDCEIYATCEPCPMCVGAIMWAGIKTVYYSNTREDAAKHGFSDMHLRHYLDGSDQTPLSMIHTGSCPECDELWQTFDQISKKSE from the coding sequence ATGAATTTTATGAAGCTGGCAGCAGAAGCTACTGTTTCAGGGATGGAAAAGAAATATGGTGGGCCGTTTGGTGCTACATTAGTTCGAAATGGAGAAGTGATCGTATCAGTCAGTAATACGATGATGAAAGATAAAGATCCATCTGCACACGCGGAAATGATTGCTGTGCGGGAAGCTTGTAAAAAGCTGGATACGATGGATTTATCTGATTGTGAAATCTACGCAACTTGTGAACCTTGCCCTATGTGTGTCGGTGCGATCATGTGGGCGGGGATCAAAACAGTCTATTATTCAAATACAAGAGAAGATGCTGCAAAACATGGTTTTTCAGATATGCATTTACGACATTATTTAGATGGATCAGATCAAACACCGCTTTCAATGATCCATACAGGCAGCTGTCCTGAATGTGATGAATTGTGGCAAACTTTTGATCAAATTTCTAAAAAATCAGAATAA
- a CDS encoding DUF3958 family protein — protein MKQVNREAMIQLELAQLDLEQESNQRELRKLAEAEYDYGEIQNLEQRFYQKLMEANQGAEKQHYFVELEAEARSLQQKQRLQVEGRSEELLTEHKNLADKENQLYLERKQLLDQEVGADEWE, from the coding sequence ATGAAACAGGTAAATAGAGAAGCGATGATCCAACTGGAACTCGCACAACTGGATTTAGAACAAGAAAGCAATCAAAGAGAACTGAGAAAGCTGGCTGAAGCTGAATATGACTATGGTGAGATCCAAAACTTGGAACAGCGATTTTACCAGAAATTGATGGAAGCGAATCAAGGGGCAGAAAAGCAACATTACTTTGTCGAGTTAGAAGCTGAAGCACGCTCACTACAACAAAAGCAACGCCTGCAAGTCGAGGGACGATCAGAAGAACTTTTAACAGAACATAAGAATCTCGCTGATAAAGAAAATCAACTGTATTTGGAAAGAAAGCAGTTGCTTGATCAGGAAGTGGGGGCGGACGAATGGGAGTAG
- a CDS encoding cation:proton antiporter has product MFFLLTLCLVLLFTKLAGHFCNRIGIPSVIGELLVGILIGPAILGWVKPDEFMHYFSEIGVIILMFIAGLESDLELLKKYWRPALAVALMGIIFPAAMGFGVGELFQFSVQNAIFLGVLFSATSVSISVQVLKDLKKIDTEEGATILGAAVVDDIVVVLILGIMLSLMNRSTPDSSLPLWEVLLLKVFFFIVIFAASKWLVPWLLNLSEKLVAIEAVSAISLVVCLGFAYFAEMLDMGAIIGAFFAGVAIAQTDYRKRVDEKLETIGYAVFIPMFFVSIGLNMTFAGMSKHFLFIVILTIAAVLSKLLGGALGARVTGFKGISTLIIGSGMVSRGEMALIIAQVGLTSSFLSEEYYSSVIIVVIATTIIAPLLLKATIMKQNKQMIV; this is encoded by the coding sequence ATGTTCTTTTTATTAACCTTGTGTTTGGTGTTATTATTTACCAAACTAGCTGGTCATTTTTGTAATCGAATCGGCATACCTTCTGTTATCGGTGAATTGTTGGTCGGTATTTTGATTGGACCAGCTATTTTAGGATGGGTCAAACCAGATGAATTTATGCATTATTTTTCTGAGATAGGTGTTATTATTTTGATGTTTATTGCAGGCTTGGAAAGTGATTTGGAGCTTTTAAAAAAATATTGGCGGCCTGCTTTGGCTGTAGCGTTGATGGGTATTATTTTCCCAGCAGCTATGGGGTTTGGTGTAGGAGAGTTGTTTCAGTTTTCCGTTCAAAATGCGATTTTTCTAGGTGTACTTTTTAGTGCGACGTCTGTTAGTATTTCAGTTCAAGTGCTGAAGGATCTGAAAAAGATCGATACAGAAGAAGGTGCGACGATCCTTGGTGCAGCGGTGGTTGATGATATTGTCGTTGTTTTGATTTTAGGTATCATGTTGAGCTTGATGAATCGTTCAACACCTGATAGTAGCTTGCCGTTATGGGAAGTCTTACTGTTGAAAGTATTCTTTTTCATCGTTATTTTCGCGGCAAGTAAATGGCTAGTTCCTTGGTTGTTGAATTTAAGTGAAAAATTAGTTGCGATCGAAGCCGTATCAGCAATTTCATTAGTTGTTTGTCTAGGGTTTGCCTATTTTGCTGAAATGCTTGATATGGGTGCGATCATCGGTGCATTTTTTGCGGGAGTTGCGATTGCCCAAACAGATTATCGTAAACGGGTAGACGAAAAGCTGGAAACGATTGGGTATGCGGTATTCATTCCGATGTTTTTTGTGTCGATCGGGTTGAATATGACGTTTGCCGGAATGTCTAAACATTTCTTATTTATCGTTATTTTGACCATTGCAGCTGTACTGTCAAAATTATTAGGTGGCGCTTTGGGTGCAAGAGTAACTGGCTTTAAAGGAATTTCGACATTGATCATTGGTTCGGGGATGGTTTCTAGAGGAGAGATGGCATTGATAATAGCCCAAGTTGGTTTAACATCGAGCTTTCTTTCGGAAGAGTATTATTCATCCGTGATCATTGTGGTGATTGCCACTACGATCATCGCTCCGTTGCTGTTAAAAGCAACGATCATGAAACAAAATAAACAAATGATCGTTTAA
- a CDS encoding DUF1116 domain-containing protein, whose protein sequence is MSKITELFQEEPVIIDLGIEAFQEELTEQHVEANYLNWAPPGQGKATILAALEKIETPENLEKIKRANEEAVNRIISSQISLIGYDQAINVVPGMTKNMILHAGPPITWEKMNGPMKGAVKGALVFEGLAKDLDDAERVAASGEIIFSPCHEHQCVGSMAGVTSASMYMHIVENKTYGNLAFTNLSEQMSKILRMGANDESVIERLIWMRDTFGPILRDAMKLCKEGIDLKLMLAQALHMGDECHNRNNAGTTLLIQALTPYIIQTDHTIEEMKEVFDFVASSDYFSGPTWMAMCKAALDSAVGIPYSTVVTTMARNGTEFGIHISGIEGNPWFVGPSQKVIGPMFAGYKPEDAGLDIGDSAITETYGIGGFAMAAAPAIVALVGGTIEDALRFSVEMQGITTAENPNITIPTLDFMGVPSGIDSLKVIQTNTLPIINTAIAHKEAGIGMIGAGITHPPMEAFEKAIIAFSEQL, encoded by the coding sequence ATGAGTAAAATTACTGAGCTATTTCAAGAAGAGCCTGTGATCATTGATTTAGGGATCGAAGCATTTCAAGAGGAGTTGACTGAGCAGCACGTAGAGGCTAACTATCTAAATTGGGCACCTCCTGGTCAAGGAAAAGCCACTATCTTGGCGGCGCTAGAAAAAATCGAAACACCCGAAAATCTCGAAAAAATCAAAAGGGCCAATGAAGAAGCTGTGAATCGAATCATTTCTTCACAAATTTCATTGATAGGGTATGATCAAGCAATCAATGTTGTACCAGGAATGACGAAGAATATGATTTTACATGCTGGACCGCCCATTACTTGGGAAAAAATGAATGGTCCGATGAAAGGTGCGGTCAAAGGTGCGCTAGTCTTTGAAGGTTTAGCAAAAGATTTAGACGATGCCGAACGTGTGGCAGCTTCTGGTGAAATCATTTTTTCTCCTTGTCATGAGCACCAATGTGTAGGCTCGATGGCTGGCGTGACTTCTGCTTCTATGTACATGCATATTGTTGAAAATAAAACGTACGGAAATTTAGCGTTCACTAATTTAAGTGAACAAATGTCTAAAATTTTACGGATGGGTGCCAATGACGAAAGTGTGATCGAACGTCTGATTTGGATGAGAGATACATTTGGTCCGATCTTAAGAGATGCGATGAAGTTGTGTAAGGAAGGAATCGATTTGAAATTGATGCTGGCACAAGCATTGCATATGGGCGATGAATGCCATAATCGTAATAATGCTGGAACAACATTGTTGATTCAAGCATTGACGCCGTATATTATTCAAACAGATCATACGATCGAAGAAATGAAGGAAGTGTTCGATTTTGTTGCCAGCAGTGATTATTTCTCAGGTCCAACGTGGATGGCAATGTGTAAAGCTGCCTTGGATTCTGCTGTCGGTATTCCTTACAGCACAGTAGTAACGACGATGGCTCGAAATGGAACAGAATTTGGGATTCATATTAGTGGAATCGAAGGGAATCCATGGTTTGTAGGCCCTTCTCAAAAAGTGATCGGTCCGATGTTTGCCGGCTATAAACCAGAAGATGCTGGGTTGGATATTGGCGATAGTGCTATCACAGAAACTTATGGTATCGGCGGCTTTGCGATGGCGGCAGCTCCAGCGATCGTAGCCTTAGTTGGTGGAACGATCGAAGATGCATTACGTTTTTCTGTTGAGATGCAGGGAATCACAACCGCTGAAAATCCTAACATTACAATTCCAACACTTGATTTTATGGGCGTTCCTTCCGGCATCGACAGCCTAAAAGTGATCCAAACCAACACTTTGCCGATCATCAATACAGCAATTGCTCATAAAGAAGCAGGAATCGGAATGATCGGTGCGGGTATCACACATCCGCCAATGGAAGCATTTGAAAAAGCGATCATCGCGTTTAGTGAACAATTATAA
- a CDS encoding cytosine permease gives MESVEKQTIDTAPTYSAELLPKTGADKNWGIFNYVTLWMGAVHNILSYMTVAGFFLLGLNTKQVLAAVMLSAVIVSVFYVLNGVASAKYGLPFPILLRSVFGVKGAIIPSLCRGLIAGVVFFGTQSVVSAQSLDVLFSRIIPNYMNIGGGMTILGMPAPTMLSYLIIWCVTVALFLGGTKVLDKFGNWSSPIVYVFIVGAAIWTIQIAGGFGPILAYTPANATNSPIVFIACVSALVSNWAGPIVNIGDFTQKAKTPKAMIIGLPLGFILSYILFAITCVGLIAGTQIAFGEPIFNIVNAFDKINNTFAVFVLILALNMGALAFVVFGNLFPAGLQMSSLFPKVLDVKKAGVLTAIIGTMILPWKLVENASTLFYFYSFIGSMFGPIAGIMLASFYIEHKQVIDLENIYVEDGDMGEFKSGYNKKAMMTLGISFVITMSGAFLQSVPFLKTINDFAFFSGLIFSFVVYSVLSKVMKQTN, from the coding sequence ATGGAATCAGTAGAGAAACAAACGATCGACACTGCACCTACCTATTCTGCAGAATTACTGCCAAAAACAGGAGCCGACAAAAACTGGGGCATTTTTAATTATGTCACATTATGGATGGGTGCCGTTCACAATATACTTTCTTATATGACAGTCGCGGGATTTTTCCTACTTGGATTAAATACGAAGCAAGTCTTAGCTGCCGTAATGTTATCTGCTGTGATCGTTTCTGTATTTTATGTGTTGAATGGTGTTGCCTCTGCTAAATATGGATTGCCGTTTCCTATACTGCTGCGTTCTGTATTTGGCGTAAAAGGTGCGATCATCCCATCCTTATGTAGAGGCTTGATTGCGGGTGTTGTTTTCTTTGGCACGCAAAGTGTGGTAAGTGCCCAATCGCTGGATGTTTTGTTCAGTCGAATCATTCCTAATTATATGAATATTGGTGGCGGGATGACGATTTTAGGGATGCCGGCGCCAACGATGCTGAGCTATCTGATCATTTGGTGTGTAACTGTTGCTTTATTTTTAGGAGGAACAAAAGTTTTGGATAAATTTGGCAATTGGTCTTCACCGATCGTCTATGTCTTTATCGTTGGAGCAGCGATTTGGACGATTCAAATTGCCGGTGGTTTTGGTCCAATCTTAGCTTACACACCAGCTAACGCGACGAATAGTCCGATCGTATTTATTGCCTGTGTGAGTGCTTTAGTGTCAAATTGGGCTGGTCCGATCGTAAATATCGGTGACTTTACTCAAAAAGCAAAAACACCAAAAGCGATGATCATCGGTTTACCATTAGGCTTTATCTTGTCTTATATATTATTTGCTATCACATGTGTGGGTCTGATCGCAGGAACGCAAATCGCATTTGGTGAACCGATTTTCAATATCGTAAATGCCTTTGATAAAATCAATAATACGTTTGCTGTTTTCGTTTTGATTCTAGCACTAAATATGGGCGCGTTAGCATTCGTTGTATTTGGGAATTTATTTCCAGCGGGGCTGCAGATGTCATCATTGTTTCCAAAAGTCTTGGATGTCAAAAAGGCTGGTGTATTGACTGCGATTATTGGTACAATGATCTTACCTTGGAAGTTGGTAGAAAATGCATCGACGTTATTCTATTTCTACAGTTTCATCGGCTCTATGTTTGGCCCAATTGCAGGAATCATGCTCGCCAGCTTTTATATTGAGCATAAACAAGTGATCGATTTAGAGAATATCTATGTAGAAGACGGCGATATGGGTGAGTTCAAATCAGGATATAATAAGAAAGCGATGATGACTTTAGGGATCAGTTTTGTCATAACGATGTCCGGCGCTTTTTTGCAATCGGTTCCATTTTTAAAGACGATCAATGACTTTGCTTTCTTCTCAGGATTGATCTTTTCATTTGTCGTCTATAGCGTGTTAAGTAAAGTCATGAAACAAACGAATTAG
- a CDS encoding LXG domain-containing protein — MGVDFFVGEVNSQSAAAKQMAAQYVQFSGVLKDSVSHFMSAPLSGKTYDSAKKYFSAVYPTLASGFILVCEALIEAHSKFPEEFQSQVDTCDVIEEQLKAVIAQGNLTLQSMAQRMDKEKEPNQGLEQRYMHVQAAIRESEEKLQKLYAFHASSPGLFADFEAQLANFDAGLTEVEKGAAWNAASGTFDLGRMNMSWAKPISRAWEKRQKKIEAKTKDIELENEKIGYQFDESGNLIGVFVNGEFDPKRTREIQGMIQLQDIQGLKGLGSGFLDQWANNNGKSILNELFGERQVNPHLSNTSGYANGQMLADLFSLAQGGAEFVGGFLWMFGGTAGSIATSPVTGGASAAAIPAINTSGLAISGHGAGVLTSAFGNLHNGKYQGNSNAITNMKEFFETEFGSSIKNKVSKTKKNYDGQQVYKADKKISENLRKNDQFYLDGQHKDHLEVFDKQGNFRFVLNLDGSINGAKTAKAAKQGRRIP; from the coding sequence ATGGGAGTAGATTTTTTTGTTGGCGAAGTCAACAGTCAAAGTGCTGCTGCGAAACAGATGGCCGCTCAGTATGTCCAGTTTAGTGGTGTTCTAAAAGATAGTGTCAGCCATTTTATGAGTGCGCCTTTATCCGGTAAAACGTATGATTCTGCGAAGAAATATTTTTCTGCAGTTTATCCAACCTTAGCCAGTGGATTTATCCTGGTGTGTGAAGCATTGATTGAAGCACACAGTAAGTTTCCGGAAGAGTTTCAATCACAAGTCGATACCTGCGATGTGATCGAGGAGCAACTGAAGGCAGTGATCGCACAAGGCAATTTGACCTTACAAAGTATGGCTCAACGAATGGATAAAGAGAAAGAACCCAATCAAGGATTGGAACAACGCTACATGCATGTACAGGCAGCTATCAGAGAAAGTGAAGAAAAGCTTCAGAAGCTCTATGCTTTTCATGCCAGTTCCCCAGGTCTTTTCGCTGATTTTGAAGCACAGTTGGCCAACTTTGATGCTGGATTAACTGAAGTCGAAAAAGGTGCTGCATGGAATGCTGCTTCCGGAACATTTGATCTAGGAAGAATGAATATGTCTTGGGCAAAGCCAATCAGCCGTGCTTGGGAGAAGAGACAGAAAAAGATCGAAGCAAAAACTAAGGACATTGAACTTGAAAATGAGAAAATCGGGTACCAGTTTGATGAATCAGGCAACTTGATCGGTGTCTTCGTTAACGGCGAGTTTGATCCAAAGCGCACACGGGAAATACAAGGTATGATCCAGTTACAAGATATACAAGGGTTAAAAGGTCTTGGATCAGGCTTTCTTGATCAATGGGCAAATAACAATGGCAAATCGATTTTAAATGAATTGTTCGGTGAGCGACAGGTTAATCCTCATTTATCTAATACAAGCGGTTATGCCAACGGCCAGATGTTGGCAGACTTATTCTCACTTGCTCAAGGTGGTGCGGAGTTTGTAGGTGGATTTCTTTGGATGTTTGGCGGAACGGCAGGCAGCATAGCCACTTCACCCGTTACTGGAGGAGCAAGTGCAGCAGCTATACCAGCAATTAATACAAGCGGTTTGGCTATATCTGGGCATGGCGCTGGAGTATTGACAAGTGCATTTGGAAATCTGCATAATGGAAAGTATCAAGGAAACTCTAACGCAATCACAAACATGAAGGAATTTTTTGAAACAGAATTTGGATCTTCAATTAAAAATAAGGTTTCTAAAACTAAAAAGAATTATGATGGACAACAAGTTTATAAAGCTGATAAAAAGATATCGGAAAACCTTAGGAAGAACGATCAATTTTATTTAGATGGCCAGCATAAAGATCATTTAGAAGTATTTGATAAGCAAGGCAACTTCAGGTTTGTCTTAAATCTTGATGGATCTATAAATGGAGCAAAAACGGCGAAAGCTGCGAAGCAAGGGAGGAGAATTCCATGA